In Falco cherrug isolate bFalChe1 chromosome 5, bFalChe1.pri, whole genome shotgun sequence, one DNA window encodes the following:
- the GTPBP8 gene encoding GTP-binding protein 8, whose amino-acid sequence MLLPGGVAARGPPALAALSQVLRLEPSRRAGVVFPLQKLERYLAPGADTERFRLFQPGLAALQRAELLFRPGHGHAIEYVSSAVRMGHAPPPGPPEVCFIGRSNVGKSSLIRALFSLAPEVEVRVSKTPGHTKKMNFFKVGKYFTVVDMPGYGYRAPQDFVEMVEAYLQERHNLKRTFLLVDGVVGLQKKDHIAVEMLEEFGIPYVMVLTKIDRASRGLLLKNVLEIQEFVKEKTQGCFPQLFLVSSLEFSGVHLLRCFVAHVTGNLRAVEAS is encoded by the exons atGCTGCTGCCGGGCGGGGTGGCGGCGCGGGGCCCGCCGGCGCTGGCCGCCCTGTCGCAGGTGCTGCGGCTGGAGCCGAGCCGCCGCGCCGGCGTCGTGTTCCCGCTGCAGAAGCTGGAGCGGTACCTGGCGCCCGGCGCCGACACGGAGCGGTTCCGCCTCTTCCAGCCCGGCCTGGCCGCCCTGCAGCGCGCCGAGCTGCTCTTCAGGCCCGGCCACGGCCACGCCATCGAGTACGTGAGCTCGGCCGTCCGCATGGGCCAtgccccgccgcccgggccgcCCGAG GTGTGCTTCATCGGCCGCAGCAACGTGGGCAAGTCGTCTTTAATCCGAGCCTTGTTCTCTCTGGCCCCTGAGGTGGAGGTCAGAGTGTCAAAAACTCCG GGCCATACCAAGAAGATGAATTTCTTCAAAGTAGGGAAGTACTTTACTGTGGTGGATATGCCAGGATACGGCTACCGTGCCCCGCAAGACTTTGTGGAGATGGTGGAGGCCTATCTGCAGGAGCGGCACAA CCTGAAGAGGACTTTTCTATTAGTTGATGGTGTAGTAGGACTCCAGAAAAAAGATCATATTGCTGTAGAGATGCTGGAAGAGTTTGGGATTCCTTATGTG ATGGTGTTAACAAAAATTGACCGTGCTTCCAGAGGACTGTTGTTAAAGAATGTACTGGAAATCCAGGAGTTTGTAAAGGAGAAAACTCAGGGATGCTTTCCTCAGCTATTCCTGGTCAG TTCTCTGGAGTTTTCGGGGGTTCACTTGCTAAGATGCTTTGTAGCCCATGTTACTGGAAACCTGCGTGCTGTAGAGGCCAGCTGA
- the LOC102047389 gene encoding cell surface glycoprotein CD200 receptor 1-B-like, with amino-acid sequence MMGSSQQVGWCKKPTLLTNTRAPLKVVGENVYTIALLTIAVVTGATGNLEVSAMVGSTSVLTCTPRPNTTFIIWKMNPKVGGPCTLGYRADHHKIDRTNCSDSINWRSRPDWDPDLEIRQVGIAHEGNYTCEVVATEGNFHEMYHLTVLVPPRLTVRCDDDDGRPVCEAGAGRPAAQIWWVPESNSPPREEAHDNGTVTVLSKFAAYSTNVTNATCFMSHPVWNQSVDVGCPPPGKLLFVRLCLKPWFMH; translated from the exons ATGATGGGGAGCTCACAGCAAGTGGGATGGTGCAAGAAACCCACATTGCTCACAAACACAAGAGCTCCTTTGAAAGTTGTCGGGGAGAACGTGTACACCATTGCTCTGCTCACCATCGCTGTGGTCACAGGAGCTACAG GGAACCTCGAAGTGTCAGCAATGGTAGGTAGCACCTCTGTGCTCACCTGCACTCCCAGGCCAAATACAACTTTTATAATATGGAAAATGAACCCCAAAGTTGGAGGCCCCTGCACCTTGGGATACAGGGCTGATCACCACAAGATAGACAGAACAAACTGCAGTGACAGCATAAACTGGAGATCCAGACCAGATTGGGATCCTGACCTTGAGATACGGCAAGTGGGAATAGCCCATGAGGGAAACTACACCTGCGAAGTAGTAGCAACAGAAGGGAATTTCCATGAGATGTACCACCTGACCGTGCTGG TCCCCCCCAGGCTGACCGTGCGCTGTGATGATGACGATGGGAGGCCGGTGTGcgaggcaggggcagggaggccGGCTGCTCAGATCTGGTGGGTCCCAGAGAGCAACTCCCCCCCCAGGGAAGAAGCCCATGACAATGGGACAGTGACTGTTCTCAGCAAGTTCGCAGCATATAGCACCAACGTGACTAATGCAACCTGCTTCATGTCCCACCCAGTGTGGAACCAGAGCGTGGACGTAGGCTGTCCTCCCCCAGGTAAGCTTCTCTTTGTTCGTTTATGTTTAAAACCCTGGTTCATGCACTAA